Genomic DNA from Alistipes indistinctus YIT 12060:
TCCCGTGTCGCTTTAGTGTTGCCCTCTTACCTTCCGCTCGCACCCAACGCGGCGCGGAGTGCCCGATTACGGCCTCCATGTGTTCGACGGAGTTGTACCCGCCAGCCACGGCAAACGCAGTATCTACCTGTATCAGAATATCCCCGGAATCCAGCATTTGCCGTAAGGTTATGGGGATTTCTTGTTTAATAGTCAGTACAACGAGTTCGATGTAATCCGGGGTCTTGTGTTCCCAGATAATTTCTCCGTCCAAATGAAGATGCCCACCGTTAACAGTCTTTGTAAATTCCATAATTTCAATTTTTTGTTTTAATTGTCTTTATCATGTAATCCGCTATATCGAGACCATCCCGCCGATCCTCCACGGTAGCGATCCGCTCCAACGTATCGGATACGGAAAGAGTAAACCCCACCCGCCGGGCTATCGTCTCTCCTTTTTCTTTCCAAACATCAAAGGCTCCGAGGTCAGGGAAAAGGATTACGTTGCGGCCTTTGAGACATTCGCATTTTTCAGCCTTTAGATTGCATTTCCCTCCGGTGGCTAACCAGATACACCCCGGCATTACTCCGCTGCCTATAACGGCGCTCTTTTCGCTCTCCACGAGGCAAACCGTATCCTCCGGTCTCCTCTTTAGCAGGTGTTCCCCGAACAGGCATTGCGACAACTCCCATTCATCGGACAAAACCTTATCGCGTTTTAGCCTGGCGTGCATCCAGTCGATCGCGTTACAACCGTTTTTCAACCGTTTTCCGGTCTCGGAGTTATACCGCATCACTTTGCCCGTCCTTACCCGTTTCTGTCCGTCTATTTGCCAGTAAATAACCGCTCCTGTGTCCGTACAGCCCAGGCAGTATTCACCTGTCAGCCGTTGGATAATCGGGCCTGTTTCCGGTTCGTTGAATAATCCCCGCAGGAAATAGACGAAATCAGATCGGGTACCCAGATACTTCGGTATATATTCTTGGGAAATGCAGTCTATACGTTGAGGTTGCGAAGTTTTCCCCCTTGGTGTAACCTTGGTGTCATACCCTGTCCTGTCTTTCCCGAAATTATCCCGCCGCATCTCGCTAGAATCATTCTCCGGATGATCATGGAAATACTCTTTGGGGGTGTAGTGGTACCCGCAATTATCCTCCCGGTTGCAACGCCCCACATCAGGGGAAAGGCACTTCCCCGTCCGGGTATCGACATACCGGGTAAATACCCGTTTACGGTGGCAGGCCGGGCACTCGTATCGGCTCCGTATCCCCTTGTATTTTTCCAATTCGTATCGGTGCGTCATAACTCCGTTTTTATGCCGTGCCCTGAAAAAAGTTTTTTCTTGCTACATTTCCTACATTACGTACATGATGCGAGACGGTGTGCTATGTAGCAATGTATTTCACATATTGATTAATGTTTTGGTAATCAGTGTATAGTAATTTATCGATGTACGTAGTGTAGCAAGAAAAAACTTTTCTCGGGGGGAATCGGCTTGCATTTATCTACATGCTTTCTACACTTTTTCCTATATAAACCGTATAGCCAGGTGCTCGGCGTTCTGTTTTATACCCGGCATTTTTAAGCCGTTTCGATACTGTTTTCAGCGAGCAGGGGGTATACCCGTTCTCATAGCAGAACGACCGGTAGTCGTAAAACAAATCCTTTAACAGCATACTGGACTGTGGATCGGGTTTATATCCCCCTTCGTCGAGAAACATCGCCACGTTGTCGGATTCACGCCTGAAATCCTCGACCTGCTCCCGGATCATTGCCGAACGTGTAAATTTGCGTTGTTGGAGCAACCGCCTCAACCCTTCCAGCATCCAGTTGAAAACGCCGCTTAACTCGTCCCGGATGATCTTTGCCGCCAGTTCCGGGTCTTGTTCGCTCTCCGGTATGGTTTGCCCGAAAGGAATAATCAGGAATCGGCGGAAAAAAGCGTTGGTATTCTCCACCTCTTTGGGCAGATCGTTGCAATTGAACATCAGTTTGCCGTATTCCCGCATCACGAAAGGGCGCCCGTATATCTGCCGGGCCTCTACCGGTTCTCCGCTTACGAGCTGCTTGAATATCGACGCCTCCAGTTTACCGTTGATCTCCGAAGCGTAATTGAGCAGTTTATTGGATAGCTCCGCCCGCTGGTAGCCTTCGTATTTGGTCAGGTTCTGCAAGGAATAGGAACAGATATTATCCGGCCCGATAAGCGCGTTTACGACCTCGAAGAATACGCTTTTGCCGTTCGCCCCGCTGCCGTACAGGATGGCCGCTTTCTCCAGTTTCAGTCCGGTTGTGAAGATATAGCCCATGTATTCGGCCAGCACTTTGCGGCAATCCGTGTCCGGCAATACCCGTTGCAGGTACTTCTCGAAAAGAGGACACCGGGCCGAAGGGTCGTACTCGAACGGCAATTGATATTTCAGGAAGTCCTCCCGGCGCTGCTCCCGGAGTGTCTGCCCGTTCCCGGAGATCTCAAAGGTTCCGTTTTGCAGGTTTATCAGCGTAATTCCTGCCACTCGTTCCGGGGTCGGCATATTCGCCTCGGATACGAACTGCTTGTAGATCTCCTCCTTGAATTGGTGGTATTTGGCCTCGAGGGGTGCCACTCCCATTTTGAGGGCCGCCTCGGCCAGAAAGGGTTTAAACTCTTCTGCGTTGATAGGCTGCCAGTACTTGCCGTTATACAGGTAGATAAAATCGTTCTTGACGCAAAGTCCCCAGTTGTTGGCGGTGGCTTTGCTTATGATCTCCTCCACGGCAATCACGACAAAGATTTTCCGGGTCAGTTTTGCGTCCTCGTCCAATCCGGCGCGCTCCCGAAAATCCAGTTCGTCGAACTGTTCCAACAGCTCGGATAAAACCCTCCGGCAGCTTTTGCCGTTCAAATCCTCGATCCGCTTACGGGCGTTATTTTCTTCCATCTGTTGCTCCCGGTGCTGTATATCCGACCGGAGCAGGCCGATAAAATCTCCGGTAAAGGGACGGACGGGCGGTTGTCGGCTATCCATGTATCGCCTCCTTTCCGGTCAGTTGCAGCATCTCTACGGTAATCCCGCTACGGGGATTACGATCCTTACCGGTTATGCGGATAAATCCGGCATCGAGCAGGTCGTACACAATCCGCGTAATGTGGTTTATCGGCTGTTCCAATACCTCAACGAGATCAACGCGGGAGTAGGTACGGGTAGGGTGTTCAAGAAAGAATTTGCGGGCTTTCCGCATTTCGATTTCGTGCAGCCTGTGAATAGCTGCAAATGCCTGGGACTGGGTGTCGGAAAAATGAATTTTCCGCTTGCTTTTTCCTGATCTGTGATTATATTTGCAGTAAGAAATTTGTTCACCTGCCAAGATATTGCCGCTTCTTGTGGGAGTGGCTTTTCTTTTGTCTTTCATCGCCGAGTCCTCCTATCCTTTAGCGTGTTCATCGAACAGTTCGAGGGCTTTTGCTACGTCAACGACGATCTTACGGCCATTCTGACGGATAGCCGGTTTTAGGAACGTGTCTTTGTAACGCTGGGCGGTGGCGTGGGATACGCCGAAGAGTTTGCTGATGCCTTTGAGCCCGTACGCATAACCTTGCGTATAATCACGGGCCGGGGCGATAGGTGCTGCCGGCGCCGATTTATGCTTATCCAGCAGATCGATAAGCTGAGAAACAGTCAGAGCCGCAATAGGCGTTTCCCCTGTAATATTCGCATACATTGCAGTATCATTTTTTGATTCAACATAGGTTGCGGTTAGCTATTCCGCTAAATCAAATTTGATAATGCAAAGAGATGAATAATAGTAGTGTAGGACTAAATGTCGGACGTCCTAAATTTACATAAATCTAATTATCAATCATTTGCAAGGGGCGCAAAAACGAAAACGCACGGACTTTGCCGTGCGTTTAGTATTTTATAGTATGTTTTTTACTCTATTCCTATCGTTTTCAGTAGCTCGGATGCTGCGTCAATTGCTTTTTGTTCGGGTTTCTTGTACGATACGGAATCTTTCGGGTTTGCGTTGATATTCCCGCCTGTTACAGCTTCGACGAATGCGGCCTTTTTAGTCCGATCTATGTTTTTGCAAAGCCCGGATTTGTCGATTAGTGCCATAACAGCAGCCCGGCGATGTGTGGAGGGCATGGTATCATATACTACGCGTCCTGTTCGCATTTCTTTTAAACGCGCAGACCCAATTTTCGCCGGGACTGCAGCGAGTATATCTTCTGCTAGTTCTATGCCGTATCTGCTACACATTTCAGTAAAATGGGTGACGAAATATTTAGCATTCTCCGCTAAATCATGTGCCAATGATTTAAAAGAAGCATCGAACCTGTACCCCCATTGTTTTTCTACATCGTAGATACAACCACGCCCCCCGTTAAAAAAATCGTATTCGCTTATTAACTCTCCACAAAAATCTGTTATACCCATGATAAACGGGATTCTGTTTTCTTTATCTAGGTTAGCTACCAGGCATTCTATCTCGGTGAAACAAAAATGAGTAGCGTGATAAAGGCTGCAAATGCGCGTTCCGTCTTTCACGGGTATAAATGTGCACATATTAGCGTATGAATTGCCAATCCATTCAATCGCATCGCCAATCTCTTTATTTGGCGGTTGAATTTCGTTACTATACAAGCAAACGATTTCATTAATTGCAATACTGTATTCGACTAACCACTGCTCTATGTCATAAAGCGTTAACCCTGTATTCATCTTGTACGCGTATTTGTATTTGTAATATTTGATCAATCGTTCGAGGTTTTCACTACTTGCTAACTGTAATTGTCTTTTCATCAAACAATTTCATTGCTTCGACCTTTGCGGAATCAGCAATATCTATATAGGGTTTCATCGCTTTATAGTCGCTGTGCCCCGTCCATTTCATCACGACCTGCGGAGCTATACCCATCATCAGGGCGTTGCAGATAAACGTCCTGCGGCCGGCATGGGTTCCCAGCAGTTCGTATTTGGGATAAACCTCGTCGATACGTTCGTTTCCCCGGTAATACGTGATTGTTACCGCCTGATCGATCCCGCAGATTTTTCCAACCTCTTTGAGGTAATCGTTCATCTTCTGGTTGCTGATTACCGGCAGGGCTAAATTGCCTGGGTACTGCTGATCCGCATATTTGTCGAGGATCGCACGGGAATACTTGTTTAACTCGATCTTAATGCTGTCGGCGGTTTTAATCGTCGTAAGGGAAATATAGCTGTCGAACACATCCGACCGTTTCAGGTTCGCCACATCGGAATACCTCAACGACGTAAAGCAGCAGAAGCAAAATACATCCCGTACCCGTTCGAGGGTCTTCTGCTTATCGGTAAACGGATAATTGTAGACGGTCATTAGTTCCGGCCAGTCCAGGAAAATAATCTTTTTCTCGCTTGTCTTTAGCTTCGGTTTGAAATTGATGTAGTCGAGCGTCTGACAATACCCCTTTGTGGTTGCCCAGCGCAAAAACCATTTTAGGAATCCGAGTTGTTTAGTTATGGTCGTATTCCGCATTCCCTTAACTTCTCTCAGGTAGTTGACATATTGAGTTAATCCGAACTCTGTCAGATCGGCAAATTGCAAAGAGGCATTAAAGGTTTCAAGGTGGTGGCGAACGGCGGCGAATTTTGCATAGGTTGCTGATGTCCAACTGTTGATATTCCCCATTTCGCGGGTAAAATCATCGAAATAGTCGAACAGCGTTTTGTCCGTTTGTACTTCTGTATTGTTTGTCCGGCCCGATAAAAGGTTAAATTTCGCCCTAACCTGATCCGGTGTAGGTGATATTCCCTCCAGCTCGAAAGAGGTAAAAACGCTGTCTATTGTTGTTTCAAAAGCTTGTATCACCCCGTTAATCAGGGTGGCGGATTGCTTTTGCAGATTGGTAGTCTTTACCCGGCAGCGCTGGGTTGGTGTGTCCCATTGGCTTAGTTTCACTCGGTACCCTACATTGAAATCGACTTTATGACCCGACCAACGAACACGCAACCGGAGTTTTGCGTCCGGCTTGTATCCGTCGCCCTCTTTCTCCTTGTCGGGAAAGAATAGATAACTGCGTTTGATGTTTAGGTTTGCTACCATTATCCCTATCTTCGTATGAGTATTTCAGAGGGGCACAACGAGCGGGTGAGAAGTTGGTCCCTCCCCTACAAAAGTAGGGACCATTTTTGATATATCATAATAAATTTTACTGGATTTTATAAAATAGTTATATTTGCAAGTATCTTTAAAATAGTATATTGCGAAATTGTGATAAACCGAACAATATATAAGTTCGAGAGCCGCTTTCTCCGCCAAATTTTTCTTTTTGTCCATGCCGTTCCCCGCACGTAAGTGCGGGGATTTTTTGTTTGTAGATGGGATAATTTCAGTTCTGATTCCAGTTTCGATTCAGGCCTTGGTTCCGATTCTGATGCCCGTTTTGATGCTGACGTTCCGGCCCCGGAAGTTTTCGGCAACTATCTTTCTCGGTTCGATCGCAGGTCCGGATTATGCCTGCCTGGTGCGCGTTTTTCCGCCAGATGATTCTTGCCGGGCGGCGCTCTTCGGATAAAGTCCCATCCCTTCTCGCCCATTCTGCGGGCACCCGAAAACAGAAGCGGCCGTTCGGATTGAACAGCCGCTTTTTTATGGGGGAAAAATGTACGTTTTTAACATATACTGTTGTTGCCGTATACATCACCCGGAAAGATGCGGGGCGGGGCTCCGGCAAAAAATTGACGCTGATCTTTTTAACAAGCCGATGGAATTATACGGGGAAATTCGTATATTAGTAGCTGTCAATCAAAGATTAAACGTACGTTTTAGCCATAATATATATATGTAAAATGCATGTAATAAGTTTAATACGATAAAACTTGCTGGTTATGGAACGGAATAATCGGCCCGGGTCACCGGCGCTCCGCAAACCGGTCGGGGCGGTACATCGGCAAGAAACCGTGTCGGGTCGAAATGGGTTTGTTAAGTATCACGTCCATGCGGAGATGATTCGCGGGGACATCGACAGGCTTTGTGCTGCCGGTGTCCCGCTCGGACGGATCACGGTGGGTGCGGATTGTATGACGGTCGTGGAGCGGTTGCGTGCCGGCGAGCGGTTGGAGGTCTGTTCGCTCGGGGATGTTTGTACGAGTGTGTCCGGGTTGCTGCGGGTACTTCATGCAGTAGCTTCGCGCGGGGCTTCGCTGCATTCGCAGTCCGACCCGTGGCTCGATATGGAGGCGAAAGGGTGCAATTGGACGGATCTGGTCGGCGGATTACTCGAATTTATGTCCCGGTCGACTTCCGAGCGTACGAAAGAGGCGCTTCGCCAATGCAAACTTTCGGGGCAGTCGGTAGGGCGCCCCAAAGGCATCCCGCCCGAGCGGCTCAAGCGCTACCGGGCCGGAGTGATGCTCTACCGGAGTTCCGGCATGAGCGTGCGCGATATCTGCGCGGTAAGCGGTCTTGAGGTGCGCAGTTTCTACCGCTATATGAAAAGCGAAGGGATTCCGCTTAAGCGCCGGCAGGGGGAAGACGCTCGCTCCGAAACCGAACCTGCGCAGGTAGTGGAGTCGGTACCGGCGCAGGGACGGTGATTCCTGCCGGGCTGCCAGGTGAAGGCTATGTCTACGCTGCGGCTTCCTAAAAAACGGGTTCCCGCCTCCCCCAAAAACGGCACTTCTTGTGTAGGGCAAAAACGTATATTTTTGTCCCGTTTGATTTTTATGACAGAAATTCCTGACAAAGAACAAGGAAGAAATCGTGATGGAACGCTAATATTGATATTTTTAATAATTCGATGGAATTGTACAGTTAATTTAGTATATTAAATACTAAAGAAGGAAGGTTAAACGTATTATTTAACCAGATGGTGCATATGTAAAATGCACATAATTAGTGTAGTAAATACTACTTGTAGGCTATGGAACGGAATGATCACTCCGCCCCGTCGGCCCCCCGGAAACGAGTCGGGGCAGTACATCGGCAAGGAGAAGTATCGGGACGGAAAGGGTTTGTTAAATATCATATCAATGCAGAGATGATTCGCAAGGACATCGACAAGCTTTGTGCTGCCGGTGTCCCGCTCGGACGGATCACGGTGGGTGCGGATTGTATGACGGTCGTGGAGCGGTTGCGTGCCGGCGAGCGGTTGGAGGTCTGTTCACTCGGGGATGTTTGTACGAGTGTATCCGGATTGCTGCGGGTACTTTATGCAGTAGCTTCGCGCGGGGCTTCGCTGCGCTCGCAGTCCGATCCGTGGCTCGATATGGAGGCGAAAGGATGCAATTGGATGGATTTGATCGGCGGATTACTCGAATTTATGTCCCGGTCGACTTCGGAGCGCACGAAAGAGGCGCTTCGCCAGCGCAAACTTTCGGGGCAGTCGGTAGGGCGCCCCAAAGGCAGCCCGCCCGAGCGGCTCAAGCGCTACCGGGCCGGAGTGATGCTCTACCGGAGTTCCGGCATGAGCGTGCGCGAAATCTGCGCGGTAAGCGGTCTCGAGGTGCGCAGTTTCTACCGCTATATGAAGAGCGAAGGAATTGAGCTTAAGCGCCGCAACGAGGTGAACGGGCAATCCGAAACAGAGTCGGCGCCGGCACCGGACCCGACGTCGGGTCCGGAACTGTAATTCCTGCCGGAACGCCTGCCCGGGTGCGGAATATGCGTTTGGACTCTTCCGGTCCGCCGTTTCCTGTGCCGTTTTGTTTGTCGTTCCCGTTGCTGGATTGCGCTGTTACTTCGACCGGTCGCCCATGGCCTTGTCCCAGATGCGGAATTCCGCGTCGTCGATACGGCTGCGGCCGTAGCCCGATGCGCGCGGCGTAATCTCGAAGAAAGCCACTTCGCCCGGTGCGAGGCAGCAATTCAGCGACAAGCCCCCCGGTCCTGCCGTGTAGTCCTGTACGAGGCTGTATTCCGGTACTGAGGCCGCTTCGAGCAATTTCTGCTGTACCGGCGTCAGGTTCAGCGGGCGTCCCATTGCGACCCAGGTTTCCCACGGACTTCCGTCGCCCTCTTTGATCGTGGCGCGCGTAATGATGTAAGCGGTGTCTTTCAATGTCGGCAGGGTAATGGCGGCGTTGAAGGGGACGGCTTTATTCAGCTCGACGAAATTCTGGTTCCAGGCCAATACCCGGACGATGTCGCCCTCTTCGGTGGCCGTGATGCCTTTGCCCGGTTGTATGGCTTCGGGAGAGGCGACCTGCATCAGGTCGCCTTCCATGCGTCGCATCAGTGCGAAGGCGTTGTAGCTTGCCTTGCGGATGCCGTGGATCGTCATCAGCCCGTAGGTGCATGAAAACGGTGCGTCGGGAATGGATCCCTCGTCGAAGATGTCGCTGAGCACCCAGTAGGCCATCGTCTGTGCATCGGCGTCGGTCTCGACGCAGTTGCGCACGATCGTCGCGGCGGCGTGCAGGTCGTCCACGTACCGGTTGTCCCCCCACGTAACCTTGTCCGCCGACGGAGCTTGCTGCGTGTTCCATTCGGTCCAGTGGATCTCCAGGTCGGGGCACTTCGAGTTCGCGACGATCTCCTTCACGCTTTTGATCTTCGCGGGGAAATACTCGCCTACGCCGTAAGGGCTGCCTTTGCGGTCGGGGTAGTCGACCTGTTCGTCCTGCGGGTAGAGGTGCGTCGAAATGAAGTCCAGCGGTACGCCGTTGTCGGTGCAGTAGTCGATCATGTCCTGGATCCAGTTGGCCTTCGACGAGGCGGGGCCGCCGATGCGCAGGCCCCTGTCCACCGATTTGAGCCCGTCTGCACTCGCTTTGTAGAGTTTGAAATACTCGTCTTTCGTACCCGACCAGAATCCCGACAGGTTCGGTTCGTTCCACACTTCGAAATACCATTTGCGCACTTCGTCGAGTCCGTAGCGCCGCACCAGGTGCTTCGCGAACTCGTGCACGAGCAGTTCCCATTCGCGGTAATCCTGCGGCGGGGTGACGTTGGCCTTGTACCAGAAGAGCTGTTGCGTGCCGGAAGCCAGCGCGTCGGGCATCGGGTTCAGTTCGACGAACGGGCGGATGCCCATCGCCAGCAGCGCGTCGTAGATCTTGTCGATCTGGTGCCACTTGAAGGTCAGCGAGCCGTCTTTCGCCCGTTCGACTACATCCATGTCGCGGTCGAACAGCGCGTGGAAGCGGCAGTAGCGGTAGCCCAGCTCTTTTTGCGCCGCGGCGAACTGTTCGAGCAGGTCGGCCCGCAGCAGCAGGTAGGCCCTTCCCACGGCGACGCAGTTGCGCCACGGCATCCGCAGTTGCCCGGGTGCCGGAGAGGGGGTGATCGTGAACGGTTGCGCCGTCGCCCACGGAGGAACGGCCGGACCCGGATGCATGCCCCGGGAGGAGTGCAGCCCCCGTTGCGGTTTGGAACTGTCCGGCTGCCGGGTGTTTTGTTGCGGAGCGTTCTGCTGCGGGGTGTTCCGTGGTCGGCTGTCTGGTCGCTGGATGCCGTTTGCCTGTGCGGCAGCTGCCGCGTCTATCCTTGCCTGATTCGCAGTCCGGGGGGGGGTTACAGTTGCAGCACCGGACCTTGTTCCGGTTCCGGAGCCGGCATGCCCGGCCGACGGCGCGAAACCCAGTAAACCGGCCGCGAGGGTTGCTGTGAGTAGAACTCTTGTCATGGAGAGAGGGCTTATTTGTTGATCAGTTTGATGATGACGCGGATGAAGATCGTGAACAGCAACGTGATGGCTCCCACCGTACTCCACAGCGGCGAGAGGCCCCATGTGAATTCGATCACGCGGTTCCGGATCAGGTTGATCGTTACGAAAGCGAGCACGAGGCAGAAGAAACCGACGTATTCGCGGCGGATGACCTGCATCAGCGAAAAGCGGTAGCGGTTGCTGACCCACAGCTTGCGGTTCGGGATCAGCGCGTTCGTGTACCGGGCCCAGTCGGTGTAGCGCTCGCCGAAGCGCTGTTTGAGCTCCTCTTCCTCGCTCATCAGCACCAGGTAGGTGAACAGCGTATAGAGCATCGCGGCCCCGATGATGAACCACGTTACGCCCACGTAGAGGATGATGCCGTACCAGGCCAGCAGGTTGCCCAGCGCAATGGGATGGCGGACGGTCGAGTACATGCCCTGGGTGATGAGCGTCGTGCTGTGGACGCCGCTTTCGACCTCTTCTTCGCTTTTTCGGGGGAGGTAGCCGACCGTCAGTACGCGCACCGCCACGCCCGAGAGCGAAATCACCGCACAGAGCAGCGTAAAAACGAACGAGTCGGGAATGATGTTGAACGGCCGTGCGATGAGCAGCGCCAGCAGTGCGGCTGGGTAGAGCAGCAGCGGCAGCCAGTGCCGGTTATCGTAAAGACGCCTGCGCAGTGCGGCGGATTGTTCGGAGAGGGTCATGCGTTTGGATCGTTAAGGCTTTTCGGCGTTTCCCGGGAGGAGGCCGGTGCGTTTCCATCCCCTTTTTCCGGCCGGGGGGCCGTCGCTTTGCGGTATGTCCGGTAAGCCGCCGCTCCGAGCAGCAACCCGAGTGTGGTACCGAACAGGATGTCCATCGGGTAGTGGAGGCCCGCATAGATACGGCTGTAACAAACCAGCGCCGCCCACAGCATGATCGTCCAGGTGTACCAGCTCCGAGAGAAGAGCCGTGCGCTGAACATCGCGATCGTGAAGCTCACCGCCGCGTGGGCCGATACGGTGCCGTACAGGCCGCCGCGGTAGCCGTGCAGCGTGTGCACGAACTGTTCGATCGCGGGGGTGTGCGACGGGCGCAGCTTCGGGGTATAGTGCTTGAAAAAGTTGCAGATCTGGTCGGCTGCGATTACCGCCACGCCGAGGCAGACGAGCATCCAAAGCAGGTTACGCGTCCCGATCTTGCGCCATGCGAAGTAGAGGATCGCCGCGTAGAGCGGAATCCACGTCAGGCGCGCCGTGACGATATAAAAGCACGTATCCCAGAAACCGCCCCAACTTCCGTTCAGGGCCAGTAACAGTTGCTGGTCGATATGCAGGATTTGCTGCCACATGGCTGATGGTTGTTTGTTGCGGTGCCTCCGGGCGGACGTTGTCCGCCGTTGCCGGAGGCAAAAGCAATCCAAATATACGAAATAAAAGCGAAAGGGTTACTCTGAGAGCGAAATCCCTGCCGCTAGCCGGCAGGGATTCGTACTCCGGAGCGGGGCCCGGTAAAACCGTTGGCACACTCTTGGATGTAATACCCCAGGCATGTGAAGATGGCTTTTTGTGCGGTTACTGTTTGACCTGTTTCCCGGAGGCAGGCGTGCTGTCCCTGTGTTGCCTGGCGCGGGTTTACTGGATACGGGCTTCCGGCAGTTGCGCTTCAAGCGTTTCATCGGCCGTGATCAGGCAGTTCAGTACCGGTGTGGTGCGCTGGGCGTCGGGAATCCTGATACGCGTGATGGAGTTGGCCCGCAGGATCACCGGCAATTCGTCGATAACCACCTTGTAGGAGATATCCGAATTGTTCGTTACGTCGTACGTGGTGGTTTTATTTTTGTCGTCACGTGCAAAACGGCGGTAGTCGAGCGACGCGTCCATCAGCGCGCGGAGCAGGTCGGCGGGACCGATCAGCAGGTCGTGGAACATCACCGCGCTGCGGCGGGCGAACAGGGCCTCTTTGATCCCCCCGACCGAACGCTCTTTGGCAAAGACGAGCGTCATCGGGCGCGGCATGCGCGAAAGGCCGTACTTGCCGGTGATGAGCTGGTGTGCGTCCGAGCCGCACATGTAAGCGAGGCGGTTCTCTTTGCACCATGCGATCGCTTTGGGATGGTATTCGGGCCCGTTGATCAGTTCGATCCCGTGTATTTTGCCTTCGTCGATCAGCTTGCGGTGCACGTCGTACATCGTGACCTGCCTGTCGGGCCAGCCGGGGTGGTTCCACATGATGAACGCTCCCTGTTTCACGGCG
This window encodes:
- a CDS encoding GH39 family glycosyl hydrolase codes for the protein MTRVLLTATLAAGLLGFAPSAGHAGSGTGTRSGAATVTPPRTANQARIDAAAAAQANGIQRPDSRPRNTPQQNAPQQNTRQPDSSKPQRGLHSSRGMHPGPAVPPWATAQPFTITPSPAPGQLRMPWRNCVAVGRAYLLLRADLLEQFAAAQKELGYRYCRFHALFDRDMDVVERAKDGSLTFKWHQIDKIYDALLAMGIRPFVELNPMPDALASGTQQLFWYKANVTPPQDYREWELLVHEFAKHLVRRYGLDEVRKWYFEVWNEPNLSGFWSGTKDEYFKLYKASADGLKSVDRGLRIGGPASSKANWIQDMIDYCTDNGVPLDFISTHLYPQDEQVDYPDRKGSPYGVGEYFPAKIKSVKEIVANSKCPDLEIHWTEWNTQQAPSADKVTWGDNRYVDDLHAAATIVRNCVETDADAQTMAYWVLSDIFDEGSIPDAPFSCTYGLMTIHGIRKASYNAFALMRRMEGDLMQVASPEAIQPGKGITATEEGDIVRVLAWNQNFVELNKAVPFNAAITLPTLKDTAYIITRATIKEGDGSPWETWVAMGRPLNLTPVQQKLLEAASVPEYSLVQDYTAGPGGLSLNCCLAPGEVAFFEITPRASGYGRSRIDDAEFRIWDKAMGDRSK
- a CDS encoding phosphatase PAP2 family protein translates to MWQQILHIDQQLLLALNGSWGGFWDTCFYIVTARLTWIPLYAAILYFAWRKIGTRNLLWMLVCLGVAVIAADQICNFFKHYTPKLRPSHTPAIEQFVHTLHGYRGGLYGTVSAHAAVSFTIAMFSARLFSRSWYTWTIMLWAALVCYSRIYAGLHYPMDILFGTTLGLLLGAAAYRTYRKATAPRPEKGDGNAPASSRETPKSLNDPNA
- a CDS encoding methyltransferase family protein → MTLSEQSAALRRRLYDNRHWLPLLLYPAALLALLIARPFNIIPDSFVFTLLCAVISLSGVAVRVLTVGYLPRKSEEEVESGVHSTTLITQGMYSTVRHPIALGNLLAWYGIILYVGVTWFIIGAAMLYTLFTYLVLMSEEEELKQRFGERYTDWARYTNALIPNRKLWVSNRYRFSLMQVIRREYVGFFCLVLAFVTINLIRNRVIEFTWGLSPLWSTVGAITLLFTIFIRVIIKLINK
- a CDS encoding site-specific integrase, which encodes MVANLNIKRSYLFFPDKEKEGDGYKPDAKLRLRVRWSGHKVDFNVGYRVKLSQWDTPTQRCRVKTTNLQKQSATLINGVIQAFETTIDSVFTSFELEGISPTPDQVRAKFNLLSGRTNNTEVQTDKTLFDYFDDFTREMGNINSWTSATYAKFAAVRHHLETFNASLQFADLTEFGLTQYVNYLREVKGMRNTTITKQLGFLKWFLRWATTKGYCQTLDYINFKPKLKTSEKKIIFLDWPELMTVYNYPFTDKQKTLERVRDVFCFCCFTSLRYSDVANLKRSDVFDSYISLTTIKTADSIKIELNKYSRAILDKYADQQYPGNLALPVISNQKMNDYLKEVGKICGIDQAVTITYYRGNERIDEVYPKYELLGTHAGRRTFICNALMMGIAPQVVMKWTGHSDYKAMKPYIDIADSAKVEAMKLFDEKTITVSK
- a CDS encoding DUF6371 domain-containing protein, yielding MTHRYELEKYKGIRSRYECPACHRKRVFTRYVDTRTGKCLSPDVGRCNREDNCGYHYTPKEYFHDHPENDSSEMRRDNFGKDRTGYDTKVTPRGKTSQPQRIDCISQEYIPKYLGTRSDFVYFLRGLFNEPETGPIIQRLTGEYCLGCTDTGAVIYWQIDGQKRVRTGKVMRYNSETGKRLKNGCNAIDWMHARLKRDKVLSDEWELSQCLFGEHLLKRRPEDTVCLVESEKSAVIGSGVMPGCIWLATGGKCNLKAEKCECLKGRNVILFPDLGAFDVWKEKGETIARRVGFTLSVSDTLERIATVEDRRDGLDIADYMIKTIKTKN
- a CDS encoding PHP domain-containing protein; the encoded protein is MKMKKLLIPLFLCCAVALQAQPEVRPGNETPEFTDHFYTHTRDLIRVPDIPGYTTLKCDFHIHSAYSDGSVWPDVRVNEAWNEGLDAIAITEHIEYRPRVKEGLVCGDQNQSYKIAAEAGERMGILVVPGAEITRQKPFGHMNAFFLTDANALDTDDPVQAVENAVKQGAFIMWNHPGWPDRQVTMYDVHRKLIDEGKIHGIELINGPEYHPKAIAWCKENRLAYMCGSDAHQLITGKYGLSRMPRPMTLVFAKERSVGGIKEALFARRSAVMFHDLLIGPADLLRALMDASLDYRRFARDDKNKTTTYDVTNNSDISYKVVIDELPVILRANSITRIRIPDAQRTTPVLNCLITADETLEAQLPEARIQ
- a CDS encoding DNA primase family protein; this encodes MDSRQPPVRPFTGDFIGLLRSDIQHREQQMEENNARKRIEDLNGKSCRRVLSELLEQFDELDFRERAGLDEDAKLTRKIFVVIAVEEIISKATANNWGLCVKNDFIYLYNGKYWQPINAEEFKPFLAEAALKMGVAPLEAKYHQFKEEIYKQFVSEANMPTPERVAGITLINLQNGTFEISGNGQTLREQRREDFLKYQLPFEYDPSARCPLFEKYLQRVLPDTDCRKVLAEYMGYIFTTGLKLEKAAILYGSGANGKSVFFEVVNALIGPDNICSYSLQNLTKYEGYQRAELSNKLLNYASEINGKLEASIFKQLVSGEPVEARQIYGRPFVMREYGKLMFNCNDLPKEVENTNAFFRRFLIIPFGQTIPESEQDPELAAKIIRDELSGVFNWMLEGLRRLLQQRKFTRSAMIREQVEDFRRESDNVAMFLDEGGYKPDPQSSMLLKDLFYDYRSFCYENGYTPCSLKTVSKRLKNAGYKTERRAPGYTVYIGKSVESM
- a CDS encoding DUF3853 family protein produces the protein MYANITGETPIAALTVSQLIDLLDKHKSAPAAPIAPARDYTQGYAYGLKGISKLFGVSHATAQRYKDTFLKPAIRQNGRKIVVDVAKALELFDEHAKG